The genome window TATAGAGGTGACATCATCAACGGGTCTCCAGGGGTGCAGGACAGAGTAGTCAAAAGTGGTCCCTCGCTTAGCTGCCTTCATGTATTCTCCATTGATCTGAAAGCACTGGCTTAGTGAGAATAATGACTTGTCTGAAGGTGAATAAGTGATATATGGGCTTTAAGAGAGGATGAGGTCCAGGAGACAGGATTGTTTACGGCCTTTGTATGTGGGGTATGTATGCAAACACAGTGACACACTGGCATTTATTGGCAAGAATGTGGCAAGTTCAAGAGAGAGGGTAAAGTCAGAGAAGAAAGTCTTTAGGCATTGATGCTTTTAAACTAATTCTGAAATGTTAACAGACACTTTCAGACATATTGAGTGGATTTAAAGTGCTGACCTGGCACACCCTTTTTTAACAGCTCTCATTTTTGAGGGACAGGTTTTTGGAAGATGTAGTGAATATTTCAAGTGCTAGTTTTTGCGGTCAGTGGgtcacagtcatggaaaatgaaGTTGCGTGATGAATTTCCTTTACCAAAGAAAACATTCTTGTTGCAGGAAAAATGTAATTCCAGACACTATTCATGAATCTGGCAGTTAAATATGACCTTTAAGAGAGGCAAAGATTTATTGGTGACTGGGAACTATTTCTGGGTTAAGCCatggtggaaagtaaccaaGTTCTTTCATTCAAGTAGCCTACTCTACTTAACTGCAGTATTTctattttcagttttctccGTGTCAGTACTAATTTCagtatatagttttttttttaactcacttTGAATAGACAGCTGTATATTTACACACTAAATAGCAGATCATATGAAAAATATACACTATTATTATAGTTCCCCAACAGTGTATAAAATGGTTATCACAAGCTCCACTTTGAGCAGCTACTACATTAAAATACTGTTTATAAGTTAATGTTATCaataaacctaaaaataaaaccCTGCATGGGGTTATtcataagtacttttacttttgtttctaattcgatttttttctcaaatacttatatactttaaattaagtacatacttttacttgtaattaagTACTTTTGCGTTAAAGTGTTACTTTTACTTGAATTAAAGCTCTCAAGTGCTGTTTACTTTGACTTTTTCGTGTTGGTTCTGGCACTGTTTTCAACACAGGAAGAAAACTCTCAGCAAAGCAGAACAGCTTAACAACGCCATCTAGTGTCATTGAAAACACTTTCACAAAGTACAACTACAACTACCATGATGCATTGTTTCCGTACGTCGTTTTTACGTAATGGACAGCTCCCCGGATGCGGCTGTGATTGACTATACCAGGCAAAAAGAGATCGAAAGCCAAGTGGCGGTAAGTCACGAAATCCTTTAAATTTCACTGTTAAACCAACTAACTACTTCTGGGACATACAttagaacagaaaataaattttaGAGTAACATTTGAGAGGTTATCGGGCGAAGTATATTTCTTTTTGAGAAGTGGCTGGCAAATAAACTTTCAACTTGtttgctaactagctagcttgttAGCAACTAAATGCGCTAGTTCCTTAGCTTGGTGCTAGCCACCGGGGGAACGCCTAGTATCATAAGTGAACAGTGCCAAGTAATAATTAACGAAAAAATTAGCGTCGCAGTTTTGATTCAGTCGCTGTCAGTTGAAACAGGACTAAAGTTTACTCTGCTCTGTAAACGTCTCAGGTTGTTTATTAGTGGAGGTCTGAAAGTGTAGCTAACCTATGTAACGTTAATTACGTCGATGAGCTAACGTTGTCGGCGGTTAGCTCGTCTGCTAATTGGGTGAAAAGTTGTATTACAGTAAAAACTGCTGTCTGAAAGTTACTGGCCGGCAGTATTATGTTTTGTCATGTCAATAGTAATAATCAGACCCTCTCACAACTGGTGTTGATAGCGTAGAGTAGCCTCTCAGGTAATGGAGTATTGTAATTATAACTTACCCAgatgcctttttttctgttgtcagGTGCTGCAGCCCCAGTGGTCGTAGGCAGGATGCAGACCATAAAGTGTGTGGTGGTGGGTGACGGGGCAGTCGGTAAAACCTGCCTACTCATCTCTTATACCACCAATGCCTTCCCAGAAGAGTACATTCCCACAGTGTTTGACAACTACAGCGCTCAGATGAGTGTGGACGGCCGCACTGTCAGCCTCAATTTGTGGGACACAGCAGGCCAGGAGGAGTATGACCGCCTGCGCACACTCTCCTATCCACAGACCAATGTTTTCATCATCTGCTTTTCCATTGGTAGCCCCTCCTCCCATGCCAATGTCAGGCACAAGTGGCACCCTGAGGTGTCTCACCACTGCCCCAACGTGCCCATCCTGCTGGTGGGCACCAAGAGGGATCTGAGGGGTGATGCAGAAACAGTGAAGAAGCTGAAGGAGCAGGGCCTGGCCCCTACCACCCAGCAGCAGGGCAACGCCCTGGCCAAGCAGATTGGGGCTGTTAAATACATGGAGTGTTCAGCTCTGCTGCAGGATGGTGTCAGGGAGGTGTTTGCTGAAGCTGTGAGGGCAGTGTTGTATCCAGTCACGAAAAAGAACCCCAAGAAATGTGTGCTGTTGTAATAAATGGTTCCCAGatttggactgtggagaagGATGATGGAGATCCACGGATGCAAAGGAAGGCTGAGGAACGAACGTCAACATCTGGCTGCCTCCATATCACCTCCAGCAGTTTAGACTTTGTTTTCAGCTCCTCTGTTACTCCTCCATTCCTTATTCATCTCCTGGAGGATTTCACTCGGTTGCCATCATCACCAAAGTGACTATGCCAAAATGGGGGCAACAGACCGAATCTCCTctatttttcttacattttaacttttgatatttaCACTTTTCTCCAATTTTACATCTGTTCTAGATTTATAGCTTCTCTGCTTTGCCTTATAAAATGCTGATCGTGGTTGTCACAAGCCATAGTAACatccaaaccaaccaaccaagctACCCTGTTTGACTGGAGAGAAGAGATCTGCCTTTGTTCAGGTGGAGAAATAATGACTACCTCATACTCTCACCTAGGTTGCATCTCATGAGTCTCAAGCGACGTCACCATCAAAATGCTTTGACTTGCCTATTTCAATGTAATAAATAGCCAAGTAGAGGGTGAACAAGTTTTAATTTCAAGCAGCTTGAGTCCAGACATGGTGTGATGACTCCCGGACAAATGCCAGTACCCCTTAACCAATATGCACAGATTAGAGGTTAAACTCTCGAGCTGCAGTTCCCCCTTGTGCTCAGTCTGGCATGTTAGAGCTGTCTGGCAGGTTGCCCTTCCAGCCTCTTgctccgctctctctctctgccacgcATGGAAGAGCCAGTAGGCCTTTGAAGATAAGTCTGATCCAATGAAAGCAGCCGACCATTTGCCCTCGTTCAGTAATGGAGGAGCAGGTGTCATAAGGCCTCTGCCAAATTAACCCCAGCTGGTACAGGAGTTTTCAAGCTGGCATATCAGAATGTCAGGTTGTAGTACAGCTCTCCTCTGTCTACGTCTTAACTCTTGAGGCTCACAACGAGTGCCATTAAAACATGCCTAAGAATTGCTCTTTGACAGGGTGGGGTCAAAGAGACTGTATTTTGTCTAATTATGTTGAATTTACTCTGTAAATGATTGTTTCCTCAAATGTTTTTAACCTACGAGTGCGGTTATGGCCAaagttgaatatattttttgtaatagcTTATGTTTATTTGATCAGTAAGATGTTTGTGTGTAATAGTTAATACTCCTATTTGATAAACCAGAACTCCATAACGCTCCCTTTGTCATTTACATTATTGCCTTACATGTAAGGTCAACAGACTATGACCACTGCCTGACTGATTCAGTGTAGCATATAATACCAGATTGTTATGTTTACCTGGCTAGTGCTAGGCT of Centropristis striata isolate RG_2023a ecotype Rhode Island chromosome 12, C.striata_1.0, whole genome shotgun sequence contains these proteins:
- the rhogd gene encoding ras homolog gene family, member Gd; translation: MQTIKCVVVGDGAVGKTCLLISYTTNAFPEEYIPTVFDNYSAQMSVDGRTVSLNLWDTAGQEEYDRLRTLSYPQTNVFIICFSIGSPSSHANVRHKWHPEVSHHCPNVPILLVGTKRDLRGDAETVKKLKEQGLAPTTQQQGNALAKQIGAVKYMECSALLQDGVREVFAEAVRAVLYPVTKKNPKKCVLL